From the genome of bacterium, one region includes:
- a CDS encoding family 10 glycosylhydrolase has translation MTARATNVIRATIAAWLTIVATAVASAGERRPHVRALWVTTESLYDPAEIERLVATAAAYDVDALFVQVRRAGDAYYASASEPRSRKLEGQPDDFDPLAEAITCARLFDVEVHAWLNVNYIWPGPEMPPMKNHIANRRPEWIAVGRDSRRLTRYTKREMAGGDAEGWYVDPAAAAFAEYFAAVAAEVAREYDVDGVHLDFIRYPNYRFGYGKSSRTRYLAERGRQDPVLLGYHKLDGAVYNPAVGYAGLAVRWFDLQTLEWLDWRADQVTRAVAAAGRAVKEADPEVQFSAAPWADPEHAYRYVGQDWLGWLDRGLVDIMCPMTYWGDAAKLAALADRLERRRGDARLYMGVGAFNHEASYPSAVAESLADAPADGIILFDYGSCWRKPAVLPTLAGIRPPEGAKGE, from the coding sequence ATGACCGCCCGGGCGACGAACGTTATTCGTGCGACTATCGCGGCTTGGTTAACTATCGTAGCAACAGCCGTCGCGTCCGCCGGCGAACGGCGCCCCCACGTCCGCGCGTTGTGGGTCACGACCGAGTCGTTATACGACCCCGCCGAGATCGAACGCCTCGTCGCGACCGCCGCGGCCTACGACGTCGACGCGCTCTTCGTCCAGGTCCGCCGCGCCGGCGACGCGTACTACGCATCCGCTTCCGAGCCGCGGTCGCGGAAACTGGAAGGCCAACCCGACGATTTCGACCCCCTTGCCGAAGCAATTACCTGCGCGAGGTTATTCGACGTCGAGGTGCACGCGTGGCTGAACGTCAATTATATTTGGCCCGGACCCGAGATGCCGCCGATGAAGAACCATATCGCGAACCGCCGGCCGGAATGGATCGCGGTAGGCCGGGACAGCCGGCGCCTTACGCGTTATACCAAGCGCGAGATGGCCGGCGGCGACGCTGAGGGTTGGTACGTCGACCCGGCGGCGGCGGCCTTCGCCGAATACTTCGCCGCGGTGGCGGCCGAGGTCGCCCGCGAATACGACGTCGACGGCGTACACCTCGACTTCATCCGGTATCCGAATTATCGATTCGGGTACGGCAAGAGTAGTCGCACCCGCTACCTGGCCGAGCGCGGCCGCCAAGACCCGGTACTGCTCGGCTACCATAAACTCGACGGCGCGGTTTACAACCCCGCCGTAGGCTACGCCGGCCTCGCCGTCCGTTGGTTCGACCTCCAAACGCTGGAGTGGCTGGATTGGCGCGCGGACCAGGTGACGCGGGCCGTCGCGGCGGCCGGGCGAGCGGTCAAGGAGGCCGACCCGGAAGTGCAATTCTCCGCCGCCCCCTGGGCCGACCCCGAACACGCCTACCGCTACGTGGGCCAGGATTGGCTCGGTTGGCTGGACCGCGGCCTCGTCGATATAATGTGCCCGATGACGTATTGGGGCGACGCGGCCAAGCTGGCGGCGTTGGCCGACAGGCTCGAGCGGCGTCGCGGCGACGCTCGTCTATATATGGGCGTCGGCGCTTTCAACCACGAGGCTTCGTACCCCTCGGCGGTCGCGGAGAGCCTCGCGGATGCGCCGGCCGACGGTATAATCCTCTTCGACTACGGCTCGTGCTGGCGGAAGCCCGCCGTATTGCCGACGCTGGCGGGAATTCGTCCCCCGGAAGGCGCCAAAGGCGAATGA
- a CDS encoding DUF302 domain-containing protein, producing MSYYFSKTFNVSFDEAVEKVRAALAAEGFGVLTEIDVRATLKKKLGVDFRAYKILGACHPESAYRALQLEDKIGLMLPCNVVVQERAPGEVEVAAVDPVASMAAVDNAALAEVADGVRAKLESVIDKI from the coding sequence ATGAGTTATTATTTCAGCAAAACGTTTAACGTCTCCTTCGACGAGGCGGTGGAGAAGGTGCGCGCCGCGCTCGCGGCCGAGGGCTTCGGCGTCTTGACCGAAATCGACGTACGGGCGACTCTCAAGAAGAAGCTCGGCGTCGACTTCAGGGCGTATAAAATATTGGGCGCGTGCCATCCCGAGTCGGCGTACCGGGCGCTCCAGCTCGAGGACAAGATCGGCCTTATGTTGCCGTGCAACGTCGTCGTTCAGGAGCGCGCGCCGGGCGAGGTCGAAGTGGCGGCGGTCGACCCGGTAGCGTCGATGGCGGCGGTGGATAACGCCGCCCTGGCCGAAGTCGCCGACGGCGTACGCGCGAAGCTCGAGAGCGTAATCGATAAAATCTGA